The following coding sequences are from one Augochlora pura isolate Apur16 chromosome 6, APUR_v2.2.1, whole genome shotgun sequence window:
- the LOC144471735 gene encoding uncharacterized protein LOC144471735: protein MINLATKTKHSRELDPRKEPRNCPPSSFTGCSFFFLTLGPKKRDRPSSPGFQFYFVRGLSQSPLVASRRSGYHPRHDMRRPPAGCCSHFLGFPWTLNTLDDQRPLRRRELRKIWPKFVPLNNLFANEWNPEEETLGPVENIERNNWRNLSLEKESTDTRVSRIDKLVPRREQASNHNALNSTATETPCKSVGRRKLRRQDGEDAKTLGESIETLIFKKKLREHRESLEGLFPTLRRPIPTSPFTVRVLRLVRTASGDQDFQGIRSAFGINGGNWNSDDSDCNEVDGSDATRTRQADRSALPVRSPVSPGIVETNRPSRFSEMIGRQRIVRSPLRSAPLSTADSQWLRYFASETRR from the exons ATGATAAACTTGGCAACGAAAACGAAAC ATTCCCGAGAATTAGACCCACGGAAAGAACCACGTAACTGCCCACCTTCCTCTTTCACTGGTTgttccttcttctttctcaCACTCGGTCCGAAAAAACGTGACCGTCCCTCGTCCCCGGGTTTCcagttttatttcgttcgaggACTAAGCCAGAGTCCTCTTGTTGCGTCACGACGTTCGGGTTACCACCCCCGCCACGATATGCGACGACCTCCCGCCGGTTGTTGTTCTCATTTTCTAGGATTCCCATGGACTTTGAATACTTTGGACGATCAAAGACCCCTACGACGGCGAGAGTTGAGAAAAATTTGGCCAAAGTTCGTTCCCttgaataatttgttcgcGAACGAATGGAATCCGGAAGA ggAAACTCTCGGCCCcgtggaaaatattgaaagaaataactGGAGAAATTTATCATTGGAAAAGGAGTCTACGGATACACGCGTCTCGCGGATCGATAAACTCGTCCCTCGCCGAGAGCAGGCGTCGAACCATAATGCCCTGAATTCGACTGCCACGGAGACCCCCTGTAAATCAGTTGGCAGACGAAAACTGAGACGCCAAGACGGGGAAGACGCCAAGACCCTCGGCGAATCGATAGAAAcccttatatttaaaaagaaactacGCGAGCATCGCGAGAGTCTAGAGGGGTTGTTCCCTACCCTCCGACGACCGATACCGACGTCTCCGTTTACGGTACGGGTGTTGCGACTGGTTCGAACTGCGAGCGGAGATCAGGATTTTCAGGGAATTCGATCGGCGTTTGGTATCAATGGAGGAAACTGGAACTCGGACGATTCCGATTGTAACGAGGTCGATGGATCTGATGCAACGAGAACGCGACAAGCGGATCGGAGTGCGTTACCGGTTCGTTCACCGGTTTCCCCCGGTATCGTAGAAACAAACCGGCCTTCTCGATTTTCAGAGATGATCGGCCGACAACGCATTGTGCGGTCTCCGCTCCGTTCCGCTCCTTTGTCTACGGCCGATTCACAATGGCTTCGGTATTTCGCGTCCGAGACTCGCCGATAG
- the Agt gene encoding O-6-alkylguanine-DNA alkyltransferase isoform X3, with the protein MVCFRTINQAEYEQNHAEFKIIYDFHSSPFGDYLVGVTNTDKAVAFLTFVKEGNEEGLANLRKCWPLSELVEVDDNETSQIMQTVFSSDTVANNSLRLLLMGTEFQMKVWQCLLDIPKGTSITYEQVARNINNPKAVRAVGNAVMKNKIAYLVPCHRVKGKSGSNKYKWGAEMKDAILSYEKQE; encoded by the coding sequence ATGGTTTGTTTTCGAACCATCAACCAGGCCGAGTATGAACAAAATCATGCCgagttcaaaataatttatgatttccATTCGTCACCTTTTGGAGATTATCTAGTCGGCGTGACGAACACGGACAAGGCTGTTGCGTTTCTAACGTTTGTAAAAGAGGGCAATGAGGAAGGATTAGCCAATCTACGGAAATGTTGGCCTCTATCAGAATTAGTCGAAGTCGACGATAACGAAACGAGTCAAATTATGCAGACAGTGTTTTCTTCTGATACAGTCGCGAACAATTCTCTGAGGTTACTTTTGATGGGCAcagaatttcaaatgaaagTTTGGCAATGCTTGCTAGATATACCGAAGGGCACATCTATTACTTATGAGCAAGTTGCACGCAACATAAACAATCCAAAGGCTGTGCGTGCTGTTGGTAATGCTGtgatgaaaaacaaaattgcataCCTCGTGCCTTGTCATAGAGTTAAAGGAAAGTCTGGTAGTAACAAGTACAAATGGGGAGCAGAAATGAAAGATGCTATCCTGTCCTATGAAAAACAAGAATGA
- the Agt gene encoding O-6-alkylguanine-DNA alkyltransferase isoform X2: protein MASGTSHFPEKVQGFDRNAAMVCFRTINQAEYEQNHAEFKIIYDFHSSPFGDYLVGVTNTDKAVAFLTFVKEGNEEGLANLRKCWPLSELVEVDDNETSQIMQTVFSSDTVANNSLRLLLMGTEFQMKVWQCLLDIPKGTSITYEQVARNINNPKAVRAVGNAVMKNKIAYLVPCHRVKGKSGSNKYKWGAEMKDAILSYEKQE from the exons ATGGCCTCAGGGACctctcatttcccgga GAAAGTGCAAGGTTTTGACAGGAATGCCGCAATGGTTTGTTTTCGAACCATCAACCAGGCCGAGTATGAACAAAATCATGCCgagttcaaaataatttatgatttccATTCGTCACCTTTTGGAGATTATCTAGTCGGCGTGACGAACACGGACAAGGCTGTTGCGTTTCTAACGTTTGTAAAAGAGGGCAATGAGGAAGGATTAGCCAATCTACGGAAATGTTGGCCTCTATCAGAATTAGTCGAAGTCGACGATAACGAAACGAGTCAAATTATGCAGACAGTGTTTTCTTCTGATACAGTCGCGAACAATTCTCTGAGGTTACTTTTGATGGGCAcagaatttcaaatgaaagTTTGGCAATGCTTGCTAGATATACCGAAGGGCACATCTATTACTTATGAGCAAGTTGCACGCAACATAAACAATCCAAAGGCTGTGCGTGCTGTTGGTAATGCTGtgatgaaaaacaaaattgcataCCTCGTGCCTTGTCATAGAGTTAAAGGAAAGTCTGGTAGTAACAAGTACAAATGGGGAGCAGAAATGAAAGATGCTATCCTGTCCTATGAAAAACAAGAATGA
- the LOC144471729 gene encoding uncharacterized protein LOC144471729 has translation MFATRWTSRLKFPFLIADRATTSVTDRRMRNSVFGIALVLLSLQIAANVVYSSDATVITSDGGLRGYDPQFMVGCYFPAEFQGEFVTQVSGKEAGDTTGAPQPIQYSTIAITFNAIPVWGYCHRRVGDNVLLMDRYSDGECIRCFRLLRRSRNVIEVFSENLNRCYTTISTALSSCEAINSTSILYRVKEIGNVPIRNEYCPITGQYHFKYNLNNGSERAIECNSYSSSFNNCPDGSVLRLHFNRCSFEFTTNLTFNCLGNWPGPNGSTYFALLDNNAIDEDRPRYRCGLFHVDNVKGKTYMALGSDSSCKQNLHNSTSGYETLVLSKVPNQKKMPNYVKTNVATFPKWAQGLWEESLIVNGTMTFTDLNGYNSYTFITVDSNEETGRYIVYSKDQCEQAAYLCLMMRQRSENVLEFTIGMVLSPVYQAYLCDDPNLDKPVWMTQARVERVVESPCPITGQYMGMITDLSGMCAELSSNCNTREIMYFKVTDCESGELYEERTYLCLGQWEEKGVMYAYTMRNDTGTNECFVGLIVNDEEIYIKEAGDHCIRNIDPKKEGMRLYKKGQCYGNSPSPAPTPIKPISHNPIMRITTTPRSRISETAAIPGNNIPSLKSSNANAASSFLIMTTTVVFAKIISIYV, from the exons ATGCGACCGTAATAACGAGCGACGGCGGCCTTCGAGGCTACGACCCCCAGTTCATGGTCGGCTGTTATTTTCCCGCGGAATTTCAGGGTGAGTTCGTGACACAGGTGAGCGGAAAGGAAGCCGGCGATACAACCGGCGCGCCGCAGCCCATTCAGTACTCCACCATCGCCATCACATTCAACGCTATACCGGTTTGGGGTTACTGTCACAGGAGGGTCGGTGATAACGTGTTACTGATGGACAG GTATAGCGACGGCGAGTGCATTAGATGCTTCCGGTTGCTGAGAAGATCGAGAAACGTAATCGAAGTGTTCTCGGAAAATCTGAATAGGTGTTACACCACCATATCGACCGCTTTATCATCCTGCGAGGCGATCAACTCGACGTCCATTTTGTATC GTGTCAAAGAGATCGGAAACGTTCCTATTAGAAACGAATATTGTCCCATCACTGGCCAGTACcatttcaaatacaatttgaaCAACGGATCGGAGCGTGCCATCGAGTGCAACAGTTACTCCTCGTCGTTCAACAACTGTCCCGACGGATCGGTGTTGAGGTTACACTTTAACCGCTGCAGTTTCGAGTTTACGA CGAATCTCACGTTCAATTGTTTGGGTAATTGGCCGGGACCGAACGGATCCACGTACTTCGCTTTGTTAGACAACAACGCGATCGACGAAGATAGACCTCGATACAGATGCGGG CTATTTCACGTTGATAATGTCAAAGGAAAGACGTACATGGCACTTGGCAGCGACTCAAGCTGCAAACAGAATCTGCACAATTCCACCAGCGGTTACGAGACCTTGGTTCTCAGCAAGGTGCCCAACCAGAAGAAAATGCCGAACTACGTCAAGACCAACGTGGCAAC atttccaAAGTGGGCCCAAGGTCTGTGGGAAGAGTCGCTCATTGTAAACGGCACGATGACTTTCACAGATTTGAACGGCtataacagttatacttttattacGGTCGACTCGAACGAGGAAACTGGTCGTTACATCGTATACTCTAAGGATCAATG CGAACAGGCGGCTTACCTGTGTCTGATGATGAGACAACGAAGCGAGAACGTGCTGGAGTTCACGATAGGGATGGTGCTGAGCCCTGTTTACCAAGCGTACTTGTGCGACGACCCCAATTTGGATAAGCCGGTTTGGATGACGCAAGCGA GAGTTGAACGTGTCGTGGAGTCACCTTGTCCGATTACCGGTCAGTACATGGGAATGATCACGGACTTGTCGGGAATGTGCGCCGAATTGAGTAGCAACTGCAACACGCGCGAAATCATGTACTTCAAAGTCACCGACTGCGAGTCCGGAGAACTTTACGAGG AACGAACGTATTTGTGCTTGGGCCAATGGGAAGAGAAAGGTGTCATGTACGCGTACACAATGAGGAACGATACCGGTACGAACGAATGCTTCGTTGGATTGATCGTCAACgatgaagaaatttatatcaaGGAGGCTGGTGATCATTGCATTCGAAACATCGACCCCAAAAAGGAAGGAATGCGTCTCTACAAAAAGG GTCAGTGTTACGGAAACTCTCCTAGTCCTGCACCAACACCGATCAAGCCAATTTCTCACAATCCAATCATGAGAATTACGACAACTCCGCGATCTAGGATATCTG aaactGCTGCTATACCAGGAAACAATATTCCGTCTCTGAAGTCGAGTAACGCGAATGCGGCTAGTAGTTTTCTAATAATGACGACAACAGTAGTCttcgctaaaattatttctatatacgTTTGA
- the Agt gene encoding O-6-alkylguanine-DNA alkyltransferase isoform X1, with amino-acid sequence MYNFGKHCIFHSYRFHRLVQIRKVQGFDRNAAMVCFRTINQAEYEQNHAEFKIIYDFHSSPFGDYLVGVTNTDKAVAFLTFVKEGNEEGLANLRKCWPLSELVEVDDNETSQIMQTVFSSDTVANNSLRLLLMGTEFQMKVWQCLLDIPKGTSITYEQVARNINNPKAVRAVGNAVMKNKIAYLVPCHRVKGKSGSNKYKWGAEMKDAILSYEKQE; translated from the exons atgtataattttggtaaACACTGTATATTCCACAGCTACCGTTTTCATCGCTTGGTACAAATAAG GAAAGTGCAAGGTTTTGACAGGAATGCCGCAATGGTTTGTTTTCGAACCATCAACCAGGCCGAGTATGAACAAAATCATGCCgagttcaaaataatttatgatttccATTCGTCACCTTTTGGAGATTATCTAGTCGGCGTGACGAACACGGACAAGGCTGTTGCGTTTCTAACGTTTGTAAAAGAGGGCAATGAGGAAGGATTAGCCAATCTACGGAAATGTTGGCCTCTATCAGAATTAGTCGAAGTCGACGATAACGAAACGAGTCAAATTATGCAGACAGTGTTTTCTTCTGATACAGTCGCGAACAATTCTCTGAGGTTACTTTTGATGGGCAcagaatttcaaatgaaagTTTGGCAATGCTTGCTAGATATACCGAAGGGCACATCTATTACTTATGAGCAAGTTGCACGCAACATAAACAATCCAAAGGCTGTGCGTGCTGTTGGTAATGCTGtgatgaaaaacaaaattgcataCCTCGTGCCTTGTCATAGAGTTAAAGGAAAGTCTGGTAGTAACAAGTACAAATGGGGAGCAGAAATGAAAGATGCTATCCTGTCCTATGAAAAACAAGAATGA
- the LOC144471740 gene encoding uncharacterized protein LOC144471740 — protein sequence MKKIQPCIVLFAFAFHVTLIFGDYNKDSPYCFKFTWVAAAYNRLSDEFDCMDHEGLPCIYPPYIQDKYPNTSEIWEARNTNDSSLCRLTSGDVCLKHTVTFNNEMVNATVFCGKVVEDAITSITSGCYKQKKDGHTIELCACQSRKGAMPCNASNAISSNFFSLVILLFTLAYINC from the exons atgaagaaaattcaaCCGTGTATAGTTTTGTTCGCGTTTGCTTTTCACGTGACTTTGATATTCG GAGATTACAATAAGGATTCGCCGTACTGCTTTAAATTCACATGGGTGGCGGCGGCGTACAATCGTCTTTCCGATGAGTTCGATTGTATGGACCACGAGGGCCTTCCTTGTATCTATCCGCCGTATATTCAAG ataAATATCCAAACACGAGTGAAATATGGGAGGCTCGCAACACCAATGATTCCTCCCTGTGCCGTTTAACATCCGGCGACGTGTGTTTAAAACATACCGTAACCTTCAATAACGAGA TGGTGAACGCGACTGTATTTTGCGGCAAGGTGGTAGAGGATGCGATAACGAGCATAACATCAGGATGTTACAAGCAAAAG AAAGACGGTCACACGATCGAACTCTGCGCTTGCCAGTCGAGAAAAGGAGCAATGCCTTGCAACGCATCGAACGCGATAAGTTCTAATTTTTTCTCGCTGgtcattcttttatttacgCTCGCGTATATCAATTGCTGA